A window from Rhea pennata isolate bPtePen1 chromosome 1, bPtePen1.pri, whole genome shotgun sequence encodes these proteins:
- the RFC3 gene encoding replication factor C subunit 3 isoform X1 yields MSLWADKYRPGSLGRLDYHREQAAQLRNLVQCGDFPHLLVYGPSGAGKKTRIMCLLRELYGAGVEKLRIEHQSITAPSKKKIEISTIASNYHLEVNPSDAGNNDRVVIQELLKTVAQSQQLETSTQRDFKVVLLTEVDKLTKDAQHALRRTMEKYMATCRLILCCNSMSKIIAPIQSRCLAIRVPAPSTEDICHVLSTVCKKEGLTLPQELAQRLAEKSGRNLRKALLMCESCRVQQYPFTPDQDIPEMDWEVYLRETANAIVSQQTPQRLLEVRGRLYELLTHCIPPEIIMKGLLSELLHNCDGQLKGEVAQMAAFYEHRLQLGSKAIYHLEAFVAKFMAIYKKFMEDGLEDMMF; encoded by the exons ATGAGCCTGTGGGCGGACAAGTACCGGCCCGGCTCCCTCGGCCGGCTGGACTACCACCGCGAGCAGGCCGCGCAGCTCCGCAACCTG GTTCAGTGTGGTGACTTCCCTCATCTGCTGGTGTATGGACCATCAGGAGCTGGAAAAAAGACCAGAATAATGTGTTTGCTAAGGGAATTATATGGTGCAGGTGTGGAAAAACTGAGGATTGAACATCAGAGTATAACG GCaccttctaaaaagaaaattgaaattagCACCATTGCAAGTAACTATCACCTTGAAGTAAACCCAAG TGACGCTGGAAACAATGACCGTGTAGTAATCCAGGAGCTTTTGAAGACAGTAGCACAATCCCAACAGCTTGAGACAAGTACTCAAAGAGATTTTAAAG TGGTACTGTTAACAGAGGTGGACAAACTCACTAAAGATGCTCAGCACGCTTTGCGAAGAACAATGGAAAAGTACATGGCCACCTGCAGGTTGATCCTGTGCTGCAATTCCATGTCAAAAATTATTGCACCTATTCAAAGCAGATGCCTGGCCATCCGAGTGCCTGCTCCCAGCACAGAAGAT ATCTGTCATGTGCTGTCCACTGTGTGTAAGAAGGAAGGCCTGACTCTCCCTCAGGAACTGGCTCAGAGGCTTGCAGAGAAGTCTGGCAGGAATCTTCGGAAAGCATTGCTTATGTGCGAGTCCTGCAGAGTACAGCA GTATCCTTTCACTCCTGATCAAGATATTCCTGAGATGGACTGGGAGGTATATTTGAGAGAAACTGCAAATGCTATTGTCAGTCAACAGACACCACAGAG GCTTTTAGAGGTTCGTGGACGGCTTTATGAACTCCTAACACACTGCATTCCTCCTGAGATCATTATGAAG gGCCTTCTGTCAGAACTTCTACATAACTGTGATGGACAATTGAAAGGAGAAGTTGCACAGATGGCAGCCTTCTATGAACACCGTCTGCAATTGGGCAGCAAAGCCATTTATCATTTAGAAGCATTTGTCGCGAAATTCATGGCAATTTACAAGAAGTTTATGGAGGACGGGCTAGAAGACATGATGTTTTAA
- the RFC3 gene encoding replication factor C subunit 3 isoform X2 → MNRSQAGGDDQVQCGDFPHLLVYGPSGAGKKTRIMCLLRELYGAGVEKLRIEHQSITAPSKKKIEISTIASNYHLEVNPSDAGNNDRVVIQELLKTVAQSQQLETSTQRDFKVVLLTEVDKLTKDAQHALRRTMEKYMATCRLILCCNSMSKIIAPIQSRCLAIRVPAPSTEDICHVLSTVCKKEGLTLPQELAQRLAEKSGRNLRKALLMCESCRVQQYPFTPDQDIPEMDWEVYLRETANAIVSQQTPQRLLEVRGRLYELLTHCIPPEIIMKGLLSELLHNCDGQLKGEVAQMAAFYEHRLQLGSKAIYHLEAFVAKFMAIYKKFMEDGLEDMMF, encoded by the exons ATGAACCGGTCCCAGGCAGGCGGCGATGATCAG GTTCAGTGTGGTGACTTCCCTCATCTGCTGGTGTATGGACCATCAGGAGCTGGAAAAAAGACCAGAATAATGTGTTTGCTAAGGGAATTATATGGTGCAGGTGTGGAAAAACTGAGGATTGAACATCAGAGTATAACG GCaccttctaaaaagaaaattgaaattagCACCATTGCAAGTAACTATCACCTTGAAGTAAACCCAAG TGACGCTGGAAACAATGACCGTGTAGTAATCCAGGAGCTTTTGAAGACAGTAGCACAATCCCAACAGCTTGAGACAAGTACTCAAAGAGATTTTAAAG TGGTACTGTTAACAGAGGTGGACAAACTCACTAAAGATGCTCAGCACGCTTTGCGAAGAACAATGGAAAAGTACATGGCCACCTGCAGGTTGATCCTGTGCTGCAATTCCATGTCAAAAATTATTGCACCTATTCAAAGCAGATGCCTGGCCATCCGAGTGCCTGCTCCCAGCACAGAAGAT ATCTGTCATGTGCTGTCCACTGTGTGTAAGAAGGAAGGCCTGACTCTCCCTCAGGAACTGGCTCAGAGGCTTGCAGAGAAGTCTGGCAGGAATCTTCGGAAAGCATTGCTTATGTGCGAGTCCTGCAGAGTACAGCA GTATCCTTTCACTCCTGATCAAGATATTCCTGAGATGGACTGGGAGGTATATTTGAGAGAAACTGCAAATGCTATTGTCAGTCAACAGACACCACAGAG GCTTTTAGAGGTTCGTGGACGGCTTTATGAACTCCTAACACACTGCATTCCTCCTGAGATCATTATGAAG gGCCTTCTGTCAGAACTTCTACATAACTGTGATGGACAATTGAAAGGAGAAGTTGCACAGATGGCAGCCTTCTATGAACACCGTCTGCAATTGGGCAGCAAAGCCATTTATCATTTAGAAGCATTTGTCGCGAAATTCATGGCAATTTACAAGAAGTTTATGGAGGACGGGCTAGAAGACATGATGTTTTAA
- the RFC3 gene encoding replication factor C subunit 3 isoform X3 — MCLLRELYGAGVEKLRIEHQSITAPSKKKIEISTIASNYHLEVNPSDAGNNDRVVIQELLKTVAQSQQLETSTQRDFKVVLLTEVDKLTKDAQHALRRTMEKYMATCRLILCCNSMSKIIAPIQSRCLAIRVPAPSTEDICHVLSTVCKKEGLTLPQELAQRLAEKSGRNLRKALLMCESCRVQQYPFTPDQDIPEMDWEVYLRETANAIVSQQTPQRLLEVRGRLYELLTHCIPPEIIMKGLLSELLHNCDGQLKGEVAQMAAFYEHRLQLGSKAIYHLEAFVAKFMAIYKKFMEDGLEDMMF; from the exons ATGTGTTTGCTAAGGGAATTATATGGTGCAGGTGTGGAAAAACTGAGGATTGAACATCAGAGTATAACG GCaccttctaaaaagaaaattgaaattagCACCATTGCAAGTAACTATCACCTTGAAGTAAACCCAAG TGACGCTGGAAACAATGACCGTGTAGTAATCCAGGAGCTTTTGAAGACAGTAGCACAATCCCAACAGCTTGAGACAAGTACTCAAAGAGATTTTAAAG TGGTACTGTTAACAGAGGTGGACAAACTCACTAAAGATGCTCAGCACGCTTTGCGAAGAACAATGGAAAAGTACATGGCCACCTGCAGGTTGATCCTGTGCTGCAATTCCATGTCAAAAATTATTGCACCTATTCAAAGCAGATGCCTGGCCATCCGAGTGCCTGCTCCCAGCACAGAAGAT ATCTGTCATGTGCTGTCCACTGTGTGTAAGAAGGAAGGCCTGACTCTCCCTCAGGAACTGGCTCAGAGGCTTGCAGAGAAGTCTGGCAGGAATCTTCGGAAAGCATTGCTTATGTGCGAGTCCTGCAGAGTACAGCA GTATCCTTTCACTCCTGATCAAGATATTCCTGAGATGGACTGGGAGGTATATTTGAGAGAAACTGCAAATGCTATTGTCAGTCAACAGACACCACAGAG GCTTTTAGAGGTTCGTGGACGGCTTTATGAACTCCTAACACACTGCATTCCTCCTGAGATCATTATGAAG gGCCTTCTGTCAGAACTTCTACATAACTGTGATGGACAATTGAAAGGAGAAGTTGCACAGATGGCAGCCTTCTATGAACACCGTCTGCAATTGGGCAGCAAAGCCATTTATCATTTAGAAGCATTTGTCGCGAAATTCATGGCAATTTACAAGAAGTTTATGGAGGACGGGCTAGAAGACATGATGTTTTAA